In Sesamum indicum cultivar Zhongzhi No. 13 linkage group LG8, S_indicum_v1.0, whole genome shotgun sequence, the sequence GTTGAGCacctaaaaatacaatgaagcatataaatgtaatagtgtatatttttttatataattctaaaaaaatacaatgaattataCTGATAAGTTTGTGACAGTGTTGGAACCCTTTGATTGAAATCTGGTGCcagattcaaaatttaggaaaaaatataagtaattcttGTGATgctgtataaattattatcttatataaaaaattagcaatttactttCCAAAAAATGAAACCTCCTACTAACCTCAATGAAGTGTAGAGATTAGCAGGGCGCATAACAACTCTTAGTTGATTCATTTCTCAATCAATAGAACAAAGCTTGTCGTTCTTCAACGCCctaagaaaaactaaaaacttCGTTTGTGATGAAGAATGCCAATAGGCGATTCAAAATCTGAAACCATACTTAGCAAATTGCCTTTACTCACCAACCGACACCCGGCAGGCCCTTATACCTCTACTTGGCAACAAGCCAACAAAACCCCTCAAAAATCATATTGGCACCTTATATGTTCTCTTGATGGGGGATAAACATAGTTGGACATTTCCCAACTGTAGTAGGACAGTGTAAATTCCTCCTTGTGGTGATAGATTATTTCAGCAAGTGGGTGGAGGCGGAGCATTTAGCCCGAATCACTAAAAATGAAgttataaaattcttatagaaaaatatcatttgcaAGTATGGCTTACCTCGTGTTATTATTCTAACAACGATCATCAATTTCAGGATTGGAAGATTGAAGATTGGTGTGCCGAGCAAGGCGTCCAAAAACGCTTCTCGTCCGTCGCTTACCTCAAGCTAACCTAACCGAATACTGGTTCAAGAGATCAAAGCAAAGCTATCACAAGCAGGCATACAGTAGATAGACGCATTGCCTAGAGTGTTGTGGTCATACAAAGACTACTCTTCGTTCCACTATTGGGAAAACTCCCTTCAATTTGGTATACGGATCAGAAGCAATCACCCGACTAAGGCTGAGCTAGAAACCTTCATAATCCAACTTTATGAGTGGGAGAACAATGACAGCTTGCTACGAGGTAACTTAGACTTAATAGATGAAGTACAAGAAGATGCACATGCTCGTATAAAGAGATATAAACAAAGAATGGTCAATGCTTACAATCATCGAGTTAGGAAAAGAGAATTCCAGGTGGGAGACTTAGTACACCAACGAGTCGGCGCTCTGGGACCGATAGGGAAATTAGCCCCCAATTAGGAAGGACCCTACAAAATCACCCGGATCATCAAATTTGGGGCGTATGAACTGAAAAACATAGATGGCAAAAAGCTTTATCAACCATGGAATGCTTGTAACCTCAGGAAGTTTTACTCCTAAAACTTCTTTACTTAcaaattgattattaaatGTAAAGCACCtctttcttaataaaaatgcagcctttgtttttcttctcatgATGCTTGCACTCCTAGAGTAGGGGGAAAGTGATGATGCCTTCTAAATTTATTGGGCCAAGCACACAAATTAGGTGTACTAATCCAGCCAACTAAAAGCCCAATTAGCCCATCAGCAAGACGGATAAGGGATCATCAACAAGAAAGAAAGGCCCACAAGCTTACGTGTCTTTACTGAACTGACAGGCTTAAGAAATGAGTCCATTTCAGTCGGATACCTCATCATACAGCTTGGAGGACACGTTATATAGCTTATCAACAATTTTGTACACATCACCTAAAATATCTTAAAGTAGTTCCAGGTAAATAGGTATACACCAACTAGAAAATCCACAAATAACTAACTCTCAAATTTGTAGGTGGATTTGGTAGATTTTAGTCCAGATGAAGTATCTCAGCCAATACTTACTTAAATCACCAACGTTTTGTTGCGGATGACAACTAACTCAAAGAGTCTTCCAGTGGCGTACGACACCAACAATTGACCCCGTATCCAACTCTGTATgagcctataaatagaggtcttATGTATGTTCTTGGGGACACGATTCAACATCACATCTATTCTCAAACTCTTACTTTCTTGCACCACACACTCTCGGTTTTTAAGCTATTTTAAGCTTATATTTGGCGCtccacaaatatttatcaCTCTCACATCATACTTCAACATTATTTCcactttatttcaaaattctcttttatttcttctttaattgaTTACTAATTTAAGCATCGAAGTGATAAGCTCTATTTTGCCGGGCTAGTCcttttaaaatcttcaaatttttttgaaaatcctTAAACCCTTGTAATGTGGCTAAATTTCTGATATacatcattaataataatttatgttacttttttttattgatttatatattttaaattttaaaaaatatttattatatgcataaaGCTCGACATGACACGACTtctagtaatttaaaaaataataccatGCATTACAACTATGAGGAAATTTTTATTGTGTACTCTTGCACACACCAAAAAGCccaaaagaagaagatggtgatgatgatgatgatgatgttttaATCTTGTTGTTGGTATCATCACAATGGGATTTGCGCCTCTGCTTTGGATTTTGCTTCGACTGCTCAACAACTGCATTTTCTGTGATTCAACTACTGAGAAGCTGTAACTCTGTTTTCCAATCAGCGAAAATGGTGGAGAGGTTTTTTTACAAGCGCCAGCCAAATTTCCAGCTCCCCGAACCACCCCACCCGATCACCCTTCTATCTGGCCCGCCTTCTTGGTAACAATCTCCAACCAAAAGAttttactcttttatttttatttatttatttgatttcagTTTTCTGTTGATTAATCCGAATTCTGAAGTttgatttttctcattttctgcaGCGGCAAAACCTCACTGCTGTTCCAGTTCGCATTGAACTCCGCAGCGGAGAGCAATGGCGCCGTGGTTATCCTGTGCAACCGGCGCAGGCTAGAAACCTGCCCTCCTTTCCTCTCTCAGGTATtccagtttttctttttctttccttttctatttGGGTTTTTTCTTAACTAATTATTCCAGGGTGTTGATCCCTCTTCCGAGTTATTCCAACGAATTCAAATGAAGTAAGTAAAAAATGCCCTTTATCTCTGTTCCTTagtaaaattctttttctttttgtacaCGAAGGATTTGGTTGTTGTTGGTGAAACTGAATTTGTGTCGATTAGTAGTTACAATTTGTGTTACATTTGTTTAAAGGTATGTGGATGATGATGAAGGGATCAAGAACTATTTTGCTGCATTCCACTTGCATGATACATTTCCTGTTTCAGTTATTATCGATGATTTTGCTGATTTCTTTAATGAAAGGTAAAACTTTTCTCTGCCCAGTTTAGTTTGATATGTCCTCATTACGTGGTTGTAGCtgtttttttgtgtattcTGTTGTTAGGTGTTGGCATCTCTGATGTGTGTGATGTTTTAGAGATAAGGAAGTTGGCCAAAGATTTACTTTGTCTGGTTCAATTCTTTAGttgtttctctttgtttttgaaagatatagagagagagaaatagagACAAGTGTGTACGTGTTGGGAGTCATTTATGTGTTtcgttttgtattttgtattattgtgAGATAAATAAAGATACGTTCAGACATAATCAACTTTGTGTTTTGTAAACATATAGACAAACTATTAAGATATTCTTTGTTGTCTTTCGGATAGCggaaaattgaaacaaaactTGATCAAATTTGGTTATTTTCTCTGGATTTTCAGATACTAGTAATATCTACATATTATCTGGTGTAATGTCTCCAAATTCTGGTTTCAGTCCTCCAGTATTGATACTTGAGAAACATAATAAGCTCCTTGATTTGGTTTCTTAAAGGACTTGCCAAGAGAGGTACAACAACCCTCGAGGAAGAGACTTGGCAATGGTTCGAGTCTTGGCACTTTGTCGTAATGCCATTGATCACTTTAAGTGAGCGAAGTTTCTATTAACATCTAGTTCTTTACCATATTCTTTGGCATTGTTACGAATTGTGGTGCACCCTAAAATTCAGTTATTTGAGTGAAACTTTCTACCATGACAGTAAAAGAGGTGCTTGTGAACTTCTATTCTCAGACACTCACAAAGGTGACTCCCTGAGACTGCTCTATATCTACAGGAGATGGGTGTCCTGCATTTACACAATTCAAAGTAAGTCGGCAAGTTTGAGGTGCAGCTTAGCAATAACCAAATCCCTTCCCAGGGTAGTTTCCATctgatattttcttgattttgttgtAGAAGGTGATGGTGTGGGATCATTCATTCTGAAGAAAAGCTATTCGGATACTGCAAACACAAAGAGAACGAGGTCTGCCAGGTACTCCGTTGCACTTCAGAATCTGGTACTTGAGGATCTTCTTGAAGAAGTAGAATGTTAAACTAAAATCCAAATTACTCcttttttattgatcaaattagATTTTGTGTGAAGAGGATACTGTTATATCTCACTTATCTCCAAATGTAGTCAccaagtgtatatatatcgAAGTAGTTTTAGTGTTTGTTTGTTTAACTTCACCAGAGTTGGTGGCTGAAACTAGGACCAAGAGCTCATCTCATACTTGCAACATCCATGTCTGATTGATAATCTTGATTATAGGCTTTGTGTTATTGTTGAAACTAAATGTGAGTTATACCTTAGTACCTTACCCTCCTCAACTATTAAGCTCACACTTTAACCCCTCTCTTCACCACCCATTATAATATGAAGTGCAATTTGTTTGGAGATAGTTGAACTATTTGGGATTGGGAATTTTGCCATTGTCTCCCATTTATATAATGCATATGGGCATGTAGCTTAGAACCAACATTCTTTCTCTGTATTCATTTCTATAAAAAGGCTCTGATAATCATTTTTTCCCCTCTACCAACTATCTATATATGGACATAATTTCCTTGTTAAGCCTAATCTAATAATTATAGGTTTATTCAAAACTCTGTGGTCTTCATCTCTTCATCTTCTTGCCCTTGATGTAATTCTTCCTccatcaattataaatttcaattattactCCATATTAAATATCTGtaattaatcaacaactaCGGTAATCCGATCCATATCAAATCATGATTCAAATCCAAGGATGAGAGTCTTCAATCTTTTCAAGTtgcatatttcaaatttctatTCAAAggattttaaatactttaattttaattttaaactatatgttattaaatattaataaattttaaattctttttatatggtgtcctttctcagaattcttcCCTCATATTCGAATCCATCATTACAGATGTTGGCTCAGTTTTAACAGCATTAATGCTACATCTTGTGGATGTTCTGTCTGCTTTAAATTTTGGCATAAAATGCTTTTCTCCAAAGAACAACTCGAAATGCAATTCAAAGGTATCAGATGCTTACTGCTTTATTCtcttcttaaataaatatatattaaagaaaagcaATATTGTATCTTGGATGCTACATCTTAATTTTAgcattcatattattttttatttcattcgaattgattaattcaattttgagagaagaaattaagaaaaaaaattcaaataactaCAGATTAGAATAAGTTGAAGTCCATcactatttaataaaatatagtttaaatttagagtcggataattcaaaattctttaaacttaaaattaattcaaataaattcaaaagatttataattaggaatttgaaataatgaaataaaccGGGAGGAAAACAATTTCTAATCtgtcataaatttttatagatgTAAATGGTCGACACGTCAAATCTGCTAAAacgattttataattttaaaatagtaaaaaagtaaataaatttttaaatgtaatttcaaaaaataacaccatgcaataattttcttaattgatgtatatttaaagttaaaacattttagtattttagattagttattattttattttctttctgtttcatttgattaaataaattcaacaaaatttaagttaCACATAATTATCGAGTGTGCTTCAATTACTAATATACAAGTCGCATTGCAGCTTGCAGAATAGAGTTGGAGTCATTCTTTGATATCTTTGATGTTGCGACCTATAACATAGGTTTCCTATTGCTTACAAGATTTTCGAAAATaatcccataattttaaagacTTCTCACTTTCAGTCCTCTTAccaattttgttaaaaatttgacagaaaaaaaattacgtgtCTATCACGTGGTTCTGAAAAAATAACAGCGACCTAACTTGTACATGATTTGCAGGATTTCCTAATGAGAGTTGGCAAGAAGATTGAAAATGTATTAGGCATAAATTGTGATGGTCTTTTGGTGTGTTGTGATATGTTTGtactaaaatacccttcttAATTCATATGAAAATAACTACATATTTTACATCATTTTTTCAAAGGGAAGTTatcaatttatgtttaatttaataatttcacttaacatttttcttacatcataagattttttatttttttttttacttcttaCAATTGCTTcaaatcttttgaaattttaatgtgTCCTTTTTCTTGCATCccattcataattataatcatacaacctagaaaattaatatttttctaaaaaaaaaactgaatttaattaatagttacTTTATcatagatatattattataactagagacaaaaatactaatatttcttttaataatttgcacATACATCGACTATGCCTGACTACCATTCTAATAAActtattcaaaatttgaagtacTTTCTAATACTACTCAAATATATCCCTACAGTATAACAATACTTCAGGAGTTAAATCGTTTTTAACCCctaaagtataattatatttgcattCACCTCTAAAGTATATTAATGAATTGATCGATTCGGTATATTGCTCGATTTATTAAAGTAGATGCCATGCATAATTAAACAGTAATCCAGGTATTGGATTCTAACTGCAATGCTTGCagcaagttcatttttttattattattattaaatataattgattgtttattttgaaaaataaagaaaaaaaaaaataaatggatggAATATTGAAGAGGCATTTCCAATTCCAGATTATAGATCCGAAGATGTTAATTCCAAATTCCAAAACATTGAATATGTGACAGTCAAAAAAGTAAAGGCTAATCCTTTTCATAATCTAcctttattaactttttagatGCTAAGAATATATGTTctttgatgagagagagagagagagagagagagagagagagagagagattttgtCACTTACATGCAAATTTGGTTGAAGTATTGTTAAACCCTCTGCAGATGCTATGTTCGATATTTAATACTTCGGATAGTTGGATGATtgtcacatatttatttttgggatagttatatttatatttcttgattaatagtttatttatacaaattatcctttttttttaaaacaaatgcACATAtctccataaaaaatattaatattttttatgcaaaCCATCAGTGctcattgaaaaattacatatatacccCCCAAAAACGTCAATATCATTACATAAACtacccatatattttttgttgtcatCGGTGAttctataattatgcaaaaaataacagtagtttgtataaataaattatagatcaaATGGTATTAATGTATGTAattatcctatttttttttatacattgaaatattataacgatCATTTATACacttaatagaaaaaaacacTGAATATAACATGAATTTTGACCATATCGAACTTGCCCCGATTCTACGGTACCTATTGGCGTTGACTATCTGACTTAAGTTGAATAAGATATTGAgcaaatcaatttatttgaatttcttaaCATATTTTAAGTAGAATTTGTGTTTCGCTTCATTAATAACTATCTGAATCTAaatcagtttttttttatcaagttAAACTCAAGtagtttgataaatataaatatattcttacaaattttaattaattaaaagaaagatgCTAAATTTACCAGACTCATCAAATATCATGTTGAATTTGACCAAATAGTAATTAGTATCGACTCTTGGACTAGATTCGAACCTCCataatgcaaaataaatactttattaaagTGTATTGAACTGCTTATGCAACTTACTAAAGGACAGTATACGGGACCTAGGTgtcctaatattttttcccatAATTGTAAAGttcaacaaatatttgattatattaataggataatttataacaaattaatcattgatttataagttataaccATCAATTATCATAAACGGAGTTAGACCCATGGGCCATTGAAGTTGCTTTATGACAAATTGGGAATATGGATTcaaaaataggataaattacatttcatcCCCTCATACTTTGCCTATGGTAAAATTTACAACCCCTATACTTTAAAAACCTAAGTTAACATTACACATACTTGATTATTAACACCATTACATTTCAAGGCGTAACTAGCattttatctttatctttagagataattacactacccttcatgagatttgatataattacgcATAAACCCCCATGATCtgagaaattatatgtaataccTCTAATGTTTGTTTACATCCAACAAATAGATCCATCtgttagtaaaatttatagaTGGAGACAAACGTTAGGggaactaaatataatttttcaaaccacaaaaatttacatataattatgccaaacctctAGAGATAACAGcataaatttgagaaatatcgaataattttataaatttggcTTCATCTTGTTCTTAGTTGAAGTATATCTTTTCTATACATGGCTACAAAGATATACAGGGCAATTTTTGTATAGATGTTTCAATTGcagtatatttttcttcatctgAAAATTAGCAACTATTCACCCTTGgtttgttttattcttttgttacggaaataaaaaaaataaaggtggaacccacaaattctttggCAAAGATTGTGCCTATGTTATGTGTGTCGGCCAGAATTCCTAAAACTGACTTATGAGCACTAAAGATAATGTGCAATAAATTTTGGAGACTTTGATATACGATGGGGATTGGTGTGCACTTCCCAAATTTGATACtacaaaagaatttattagtCCTTACAACATAATATTACGAAACGACTTAAAAGTTATAGAATCTTAATatgttttagtaattttaaacaaaattaatatgaaaacttaaatttttatcttaattaattaatatttagcaTAACTTTCTACTGTGAGTAATACTTTGACCTTGTCAACAAGTgtaataactaattataattaagtagtCGTGCCCTCGtggtttataaatatttactataattttttactttcaactatgataaaaaattatattttttacagaaCGAGgcttataatataaaaaaaatcacaagtaAACTTCCAAGCCAACACCCAACTTATTGAAGACATTAACAAGATCATAGCATATTAACTTTCAAATTTGTAAATCCCTCTTTTTACAAATTCCACCAAAAACTTCAAGATATTACAAACTTACCCAGAAATTCTCTCAATAAGCATCTCTAACAgatatcaaaatttgaaaattcctTGAGGTGATTGTGAGCAATGGGTGAAAATGTGAAAGGACATGAGATCCCAAAATAGCTGTCCACACAAAAACAAAGTAAAGAAAACCCCACCACCATTACCAACTAAAGCACATTAATGCACATGTCTCCCTCCAACCTTCCACaccattcaaaatttcaaagggaattCACATCCAACTTCCTCAGCAACAGAACAACTCCATGAACATGTCTTGTATTTCGCTCCAAGCCTACTCCGTCTGTGCATCTTAGACGTGAAGAAACCATACTTCCGGATAGCGACCGTGGCTGGAGCTTATCGGTTGCTTCCCCGGCAAACCTATATGCAATTCTTGTTCCTGTGGTAGCCGGGGGAACAACCAAAAGCTCTTTGTTATGCAGTCTTCAAGAACCGAGAAGATATGAAGGCACCCAGAATCATCATGCACTTCAGAAACTATTGAGTTGAGTGAGCATAGAGGCGAGCTCGTCACTTGAGGGGCGGTCGGCAGGCAAGTCGGATAGGCACACGACGGCGATTCTGACAGCCATTAGCATCTCCTCTTCTTCCATTTCTTCGCCAAGGATACTCTTGTCTAGAGCTTCCCGAGCCTCACCTGCTTGCTGCAGGTGCCGGAGCCATTGCCCCAAACTTCCTCCGCTGGCTGCTTCACTGAAGAATGGATCCAATGGGTCTCTACCGGTTAATAGAATGCCCAGTATCACCCCAAAGCTAAAGACATCACTCTTATCAGTGTACCTgccaaacataaaatatacatgaataaataaatacacactTGCACAAATAGAATAAAACATAATTCCAATAATTACCAAAGTTATTGAACGAAGTAACAAAGGATCAAGTAGGGAAAAATTGCCTACAAATGCTGCTAATAAGCCGATATTCTGTATGACTAATCAACACAGAGATCTACCTTAAAGCACCTTTAAATGTCCGAAGTTTGTTATCGAGCATATTCAACCTTCAAGCAACCAAATAAGGAACCAAGCcaata encodes:
- the LOC105168477 gene encoding uncharacterized protein LOC105168477 isoform X3, whose amino-acid sequence is MVERFFYKRQPNFQLPEPPHPITLLSGPPSCGKTSLLFQFALNSAAESNGAVVILCNRRRLETCPPFLSQGVDPSSELFQRIQMKYVDDDEGIKNYFAAFHLHDTFPVSVIIDDFADFFNERTCQERYNNPRGRDLAMVRVLALCRNAIDHFNKRGACELLFSDTHKGDSLRLLYIYRRWVSCIYTIQKGDGVGSFILKKSYSDTANTKRTRSARYSVALQNLVLEDLLEEVEC
- the LOC105168477 gene encoding uncharacterized protein LOC105168477 isoform X1, whose protein sequence is MVERFFYKRQPNFQLPEPPHPITLLSGPPSCGKTSLLFQFALNSAAESNGAVVILCNRRRLETCPPFLSQGVDPSSELFQRIQMKYVDDDEGIKNYFAAFHLHDTFPVSVIIDDFADFFNERTCQERYNNPRGRDLAMVRVLALCRNAIDHFNKRGACELLFSDTHKGDSLRLLYIYRRWVSCIYTIQSDGVGSFILKKSYSDTANTKRTRSARYSVALQNLVLEDLLEEVEC
- the LOC105168477 gene encoding uncharacterized protein LOC105168477 isoform X2; translated protein: MVERFFYKRQPNFQLPEPPHPITLLSGPPSCGKTSLLFQFALNSAAESNGAVVILCNRRRLETCPPFLSQGVDPSSELFQRIQMKTCQERYNNPRGRDLAMVRVLALCRNAIDHFNKRGACELLFSDTHKGDSLRLLYIYRRWVSCIYTIQKGDGVGSFILKKSYSDTANTKRTRSARYSVALQNLVLEDLLEEVEC